A window from Thioclava sp. GXIMD2076 encodes these proteins:
- a CDS encoding LacI family DNA-binding transcriptional regulator: MDKEPDTVKKRAAGRKSGARVTMTTIGKLAGVSQVTVSRALSDPSKVSPETMARIREAIEMTGFVPNAVAGALASQKSHLISAIVPSITNVVHAAMVQGFSQIMREQGYEILLSETGFSAQDEEKLVATHLSRRPDAIYLTGIHHTPQTRKMLLSADIPVVEVWDLTDTPIDLCVGFSHSEAGRAMAEFAVQEGYDRVATVSANDERAQRRRAAFSKRYAELTGQDVPSVTWAATASLAGGRDSLRRLIDEHGFEGGLIACSSDMLAHGVMIEARKRGLKVPEDLAVMGFGDQDFAEHLVPSLTTVRVDRPALGRVAADALLARLRDEEVAAPCNDLGFRIVRRESA; this comes from the coding sequence ATGGATAAAGAGCCTGACACAGTAAAAAAGCGCGCCGCGGGTCGGAAATCCGGGGCGCGCGTGACCATGACCACCATCGGCAAGCTGGCGGGGGTCTCGCAAGTGACCGTGTCGCGTGCACTCTCGGACCCGTCGAAAGTGTCGCCCGAGACGATGGCACGCATCCGCGAGGCGATCGAGATGACGGGCTTTGTGCCCAATGCCGTCGCTGGTGCGCTGGCCTCGCAAAAATCGCATCTGATCTCGGCCATCGTGCCCTCGATCACCAATGTCGTGCATGCCGCGATGGTGCAGGGTTTCAGCCAGATCATGCGCGAACAGGGATACGAGATCCTGCTGTCCGAGACCGGTTTCTCGGCTCAGGACGAGGAGAAGCTGGTGGCCACCCACCTGTCGCGCCGTCCCGATGCGATCTATCTGACCGGCATACATCATACCCCCCAGACCCGCAAAATGCTCCTGAGCGCCGATATTCCGGTGGTGGAGGTCTGGGATCTGACCGATACGCCGATCGATCTCTGCGTGGGCTTCAGCCATAGCGAGGCCGGACGCGCTATGGCCGAATTCGCGGTGCAGGAAGGCTATGACAGGGTCGCGACGGTCTCTGCCAATGACGAGCGCGCCCAACGCCGTCGCGCGGCCTTTTCCAAGCGCTATGCCGAGTTGACCGGACAGGACGTGCCCTCGGTCACATGGGCCGCCACCGCATCCTTGGCCGGCGGGCGGGATTCCCTGCGCAGGCTGATCGACGAGCATGGCTTCGAAGGCGGGCTCATCGCCTGTTCGTCTGACATGCTGGCGCATGGGGTGATGATCGAGGCACGCAAGCGTGGATTGAAAGTTCCCGAGGATCTGGCTGTGATGGGCTTTGGCGATCAGGATTTCGCAGAACATCTCGTGCCTTCACTCACGACAGTGCGTGTGGATCGGCCTGCATTGGGGCGGGTCGCTGCGGATGCGCTTCTGGCGCGGCTACGCGACGAGGAGGTCGCTGCGCCCTGTAACGATCTGGGATTCCGGATCGTGCGGCGTGAAAGTGCCTGA
- the ybeY gene encoding rRNA maturation RNase YbeY — translation MQIDIDIDDSRWADLELEALCKTAGALVCEALGLEADLCELSVLGCDDARIRELNAEFREKDKATNVLSWPAEERGAEEDGEVPALPEPDMFGAITLGDLALAYETCIREATEQQKSAKDHILHLIIHGILHLLGYDHVRDGDAGLMEALEIRILEKQGIANPYDY, via the coding sequence ATGCAGATCGATATTGATATTGACGATTCCCGCTGGGCGGACCTGGAGCTTGAGGCGCTGTGCAAGACGGCAGGGGCGCTGGTCTGCGAGGCATTGGGACTGGAGGCCGATCTGTGCGAGCTGTCGGTGTTGGGCTGTGATGATGCGCGGATCCGGGAACTGAACGCCGAATTCCGCGAGAAGGACAAGGCCACCAACGTGCTCAGCTGGCCTGCCGAGGAGCGTGGCGCGGAGGAAGATGGCGAGGTGCCCGCGCTGCCCGAGCCCGATATGTTCGGGGCGATCACGCTTGGCGATCTGGCCCTTGCCTACGAAACCTGCATCCGCGAGGCCACAGAACAGCAAAAATCCGCCAAGGATCATATTCTCCATTTAATTATTCACGGGATCTTGCATCTTTTGGGCTACGATCACGTAAGGGACGGCGATGCAGGCTTGATGGAGGCGTTGGAAATCCGCATCCTTGAAAAGCAGGGTATCGCGAACCCATATGACTATTGA
- a CDS encoding hemolysin family protein: MGQAADGALSAESPASEEEAGDNSEPRSRGFLGRLFGTNGGVEDPANEDPEPSSPNAPPGLGNLRRMRVGEISIPKVEIVAVPDDISPAELVDVFREHGYSRLPVFHETLDQPLGLIHLKDLALQYGFNDHKPDQLVMQDLMRPLLYVPPSMPIGVLLQKMQVQRIHMALVIDEYGGVDGLLTLEDLIEQVIGEIEDEHDEVEGGLWRQEKPGQWVVLARAPLSDFEAEIGHMLADPEEEHEIDSVGGVVFMQIGRVPARGEVIVAENGIEFEVLDADPRRIKRLRVRLPGVAPAE; the protein is encoded by the coding sequence ATGGGACAGGCTGCTGACGGAGCTCTCTCCGCCGAGAGCCCGGCTTCCGAAGAGGAAGCGGGAGACAATTCCGAACCCCGATCGCGGGGATTTCTTGGACGCTTATTCGGGACCAATGGCGGGGTGGAAGACCCGGCCAACGAAGACCCCGAGCCGAGCTCGCCGAACGCCCCACCGGGCTTGGGCAATCTCCGCCGCATGCGAGTGGGCGAGATTTCCATTCCGAAGGTGGAAATCGTGGCGGTTCCGGACGATATCTCGCCCGCTGAACTGGTCGATGTCTTCCGTGAACACGGATATTCCCGTTTGCCGGTTTTCCACGAGACTCTGGATCAGCCGCTCGGCCTGATCCACCTCAAGGATCTTGCGCTACAATACGGGTTCAACGACCACAAGCCGGACCAGCTCGTGATGCAGGATCTCATGCGTCCGCTGCTTTATGTGCCGCCATCGATGCCGATCGGCGTGCTCTTGCAGAAGATGCAGGTGCAGCGCATCCACATGGCTCTCGTCATTGATGAATATGGCGGGGTCGATGGTCTTCTGACGTTGGAAGACCTCATCGAGCAGGTCATCGGCGAGATCGAGGACGAGCATGACGAGGTCGAGGGTGGTCTTTGGCGGCAGGAAAAGCCCGGCCAGTGGGTCGTGCTGGCCCGTGCACCGCTGAGCGATTTCGAAGCCGAGATCGGGCACATGCTCGCAGATCCCGAAGAGGAACACGAGATCGACTCTGTGGGGGGGGTGGTCTTTATGCAGATCGGACGTGTCCCCGCGCGCGGCGAGGTGATCGTGGCCGAGAACGGGATCGAATTCGAGGTGCTCGATGCCGATCCTCGGCGGATCAAACGTCTGCGAGTACGCTTGCCCGGGGTCGCTCCGGCAGAGTAA
- the lnt gene encoding apolipoprotein N-acyltransferase, with product MRIPGFLKSPTRLVWKVLGLSLLAGGAIGLGQVPVSLWPVAILALGLFIRFTSALRPAHIAWCAFMAGMGHTFVSMYWITEPFFVEPEIYGWMAPFALLLMGAGFGAFWAAGAGLGARLGRGPVTRALGIALGLVLTDAIRSYAFTGFPWVLFGHIWIGTPVAQLASVTGQLGLSCLTLLLAVTLAFTGKRALVAGVVLWAGGAGIWLWGQARLAVPVAYPDKPVEIRIVQPNAEQKLKWLPQYRDMFFKRLLDQSAAPAKTPLDLIIWPETSVPFLLNWAGDGLDVIAQSGRGVPIALGIQRSEGDRYYNSLAVLDKDAQVTALYDKVHLVPFGEYIPFGDALGRIGIGAFAAQQGNGYSAGTAETVLDLGMAGKVQPLICYEAVFPQDIRRAPSRPDWIMQVTNDAWFGQLSGPRQHLSLSQMRAIEFGLPVARAANTGISGMIDPYGRLVARIGMNTQGHLDLPVPQALPETLYARTGDWPVIAAMLISLLVLSLFALNTVDRPRVEV from the coding sequence TTGCGTATTCCCGGTTTCTTGAAATCTCCGACCCGACTGGTCTGGAAAGTTTTGGGCCTCTCGCTTCTGGCGGGGGGCGCAATCGGTCTGGGACAGGTGCCCGTCAGCCTCTGGCCCGTGGCGATCCTCGCGCTGGGGCTCTTCATCCGCTTCACTTCGGCTCTGCGTCCCGCCCATATCGCATGGTGCGCCTTCATGGCGGGTATGGGGCATACCTTTGTGTCGATGTACTGGATCACCGAACCGTTCTTTGTTGAACCCGAGATCTACGGCTGGATGGCGCCTTTTGCGCTCCTGCTGATGGGCGCGGGCTTTGGCGCGTTCTGGGCCGCGGGGGCGGGGCTTGGCGCGCGTCTGGGGCGCGGGCCTGTAACGCGTGCGCTCGGTATCGCGCTGGGGCTCGTTCTGACCGATGCCATCCGCAGCTATGCCTTTACCGGTTTCCCCTGGGTGCTTTTCGGTCATATCTGGATCGGCACACCGGTGGCGCAGCTGGCCTCGGTCACCGGCCAGCTAGGGCTCAGCTGTCTGACCCTGCTTCTGGCGGTCACTCTGGCCTTTACCGGCAAACGCGCCCTTGTGGCGGGGGTGGTCCTGTGGGCAGGGGGCGCGGGGATCTGGCTCTGGGGACAGGCGCGGCTGGCCGTGCCCGTGGCCTATCCGGACAAACCTGTCGAGATCCGTATCGTCCAGCCCAATGCCGAGCAGAAGCTGAAATGGCTGCCGCAATATCGTGACATGTTCTTCAAACGCCTGCTGGACCAGTCGGCAGCGCCTGCCAAAACGCCGCTCGATCTGATCATCTGGCCCGAGACCTCGGTGCCCTTCCTGCTCAACTGGGCGGGGGACGGGCTCGATGTGATCGCGCAATCGGGTCGGGGCGTGCCGATTGCTCTGGGCATCCAGCGCAGCGAGGGAGATCGCTATTATAACTCTCTGGCAGTGCTCGATAAAGACGCGCAGGTCACGGCGCTTTATGACAAGGTCCATCTGGTGCCGTTCGGCGAATATATCCCCTTCGGGGATGCCTTGGGCAGGATCGGGATCGGCGCCTTTGCCGCACAGCAAGGCAATGGCTACTCGGCGGGAACAGCCGAGACGGTGCTCGATTTGGGGATGGCAGGCAAGGTCCAGCCGCTGATCTGCTACGAGGCGGTCTTCCCGCAAGATATCCGCCGCGCGCCCTCGCGGCCCGACTGGATCATGCAGGTCACCAATGACGCATGGTTCGGCCAGCTCTCCGGCCCGCGCCAGCACCTGAGCCTGTCGCAGATGCGCGCCATCGAATTCGGCCTGCCGGTGGCCCGCGCCGCCAATACCGGCATTTCGGGGATGATCGACCCATACGGCCGTTTGGTGGCAAGGATCGGGATGAACACGCAAGGCCATCTGGATCTCCCGGTGCCGCAGGCCCTGCCGGAAACCCTTTATGCCCGGACCGGAGACTGGCCCGTCATAGCAGCTATGCTCATATCTTTACTGGTCTTAAGCCTTTTTGCCCTAAATACCGTTGACCGGCCTCGTGTGGAGGTCTAG
- the metK gene encoding methionine adenosyltransferase, with protein sequence MTRKNYIFTSESVSEGHPDKVCDRISDAILDAFLSEEKNARVACETFATTNQIVVGGEVGLTDKAKLALYMEKVDGLVRDCVKDIGYEQDEFHWATLKVANFLHPQSAHIAQGVDKDGAGDQGIMFGHAVDETPELMPAPIHYSHAILRRLAEARKSGAEPTLRPDAKSQLSVRYENGKPVGVTSIVLSTQHESESQTSDDIRAIVEPYIREVLPSGWITPETEWWVNPTGTFVIGGPDGDAGLTGRKIIVDTYGGAAPHGGGAFSGKDPTKVDRSAAYAARYLAKNVVAAGLARKCTIQLSYAIGVAKPLSVYVDTFGTGQVDDEAIERAVAQCMDLTPLGIRTHLDLCKPIYARTSAYGHFGRAPEADGGFSWEKTDLVDALKKAV encoded by the coding sequence ATGACACGTAAGAACTATATTTTCACGTCCGAGTCGGTCTCCGAAGGCCACCCGGATAAAGTCTGCGATCGCATTTCCGATGCCATCCTCGACGCTTTCCTTTCCGAAGAGAAAAACGCCCGGGTCGCCTGCGAAACCTTCGCAACCACCAACCAGATCGTGGTTGGCGGCGAGGTCGGTCTGACCGACAAAGCCAAACTGGCGCTCTATATGGAAAAGGTCGATGGTCTCGTGCGCGATTGCGTGAAAGACATCGGCTATGAACAGGACGAGTTCCACTGGGCCACTCTGAAAGTCGCCAATTTCCTGCATCCGCAATCGGCGCATATCGCGCAGGGCGTGGATAAGGACGGGGCCGGCGATCAGGGGATCATGTTCGGCCATGCGGTCGACGAGACCCCCGAGCTGATGCCCGCGCCGATCCATTACAGCCACGCGATCCTGCGCCGTCTGGCCGAGGCGCGCAAATCGGGCGCCGAACCGACCTTGCGCCCCGATGCCAAGTCGCAGCTTTCGGTGCGCTATGAGAATGGCAAGCCGGTGGGCGTGACATCGATCGTGCTCTCGACCCAGCACGAGAGCGAGAGCCAGACCTCGGATGACATCCGTGCCATCGTCGAGCCCTATATCCGCGAAGTCCTGCCCTCGGGCTGGATCACGCCCGAGACCGAATGGTGGGTCAACCCGACCGGCACCTTCGTGATCGGCGGTCCCGACGGGGATGCGGGTCTGACGGGCCGCAAGATCATCGTCGATACCTATGGCGGTGCCGCACCCCATGGCGGCGGTGCCTTCTCGGGGAAAGATCCGACCAAGGTGGACCGTTCGGCCGCCTATGCCGCGCGCTATCTGGCGAAAAACGTGGTGGCTGCGGGGCTTGCGCGGAAATGCACGATCCAGCTCAGCTATGCGATCGGTGTGGCCAAGCCGCTTTCGGTCTATGTCGATACTTTCGGCACCGGTCAGGTTGATGACGAGGCCATCGAGCGCGCGGTTGCACAATGTATGGATCTGACGCCTCTGGGCATCCGCACCCATCTGGATCTGTGCAAGCCGATCTATGCCCGCACCTCCGCCTATGGCCATTTCGGCCGTGCGCCGGAGGCCGATGGCGGCTTCTCCTGGGAGAAGACCGACCTTGTCGATGCGCTGAAAAAAGCCGTCTGA
- a CDS encoding tRNA (guanine(46)-N(7))-methyltransferase TrmB: MSDDIKTPDHPERGWRNFYGRRHGPTLNKAQKDYLDEDLDALSPGAVDWDSNPDRTPIDMAARFKGKPVWLEVGFGGGEHMIHMAGRYPQVEIIGCEPYINGVAMLLGKIRRLGSQNVAVHPGDARDLMDILPEASLSKAFLNYPDPWPKTRHHRRRFVTQEHLVPLFRALKPGSEFRIATDICDYVRQAVQEVPKAGFVAEFEVPAAFDYDDPQEVSGDWDTPWEDWLSTRYEQKALREGRKPHYLTYRKPAV, encoded by the coding sequence ATGAGCGATGATATTAAAACCCCGGATCACCCCGAACGCGGCTGGCGCAACTTTTATGGTCGCCGCCACGGTCCCACGCTGAACAAGGCCCAGAAGGATTATCTGGACGAGGATCTCGACGCGCTGTCGCCGGGCGCCGTGGATTGGGACAGCAATCCCGACCGCACGCCAATCGATATGGCAGCCCGTTTCAAGGGCAAGCCGGTCTGGCTCGAGGTGGGCTTTGGCGGTGGCGAGCATATGATCCATATGGCCGGGCGCTACCCGCAGGTCGAGATCATCGGCTGCGAGCCCTATATCAACGGCGTGGCGATGCTCCTGGGCAAGATCCGCCGCCTGGGCTCGCAAAACGTGGCCGTCCATCCGGGCGATGCGCGCGATCTGATGGATATCCTGCCCGAGGCGAGCCTGTCGAAAGCCTTCCTCAACTATCCCGATCCGTGGCCCAAGACCCGCCATCATCGCCGCCGCTTTGTCACGCAGGAACATCTGGTGCCGCTCTTCCGCGCGCTGAAACCGGGCTCCGAGTTCCGCATTGCCACCGACATCTGCGACTATGTCCGTCAGGCCGTGCAGGAAGTCCCCAAAGCAGGCTTCGTGGCCGAGTTTGAGGTGCCTGCGGCCTTCGATTATGACGATCCGCAGGAAGTCTCGGGCGATTGGGATACGCCCTGGGAGGACTGGCTCTCGACGCGCTACGAGCAGAAGGCGCTGCGCGAGGGCCGCAAGCCGCATTACCTGACCTATCGCAAGCCTGCCGTCTAG
- the aroA gene encoding 3-phosphoshikimate 1-carboxyvinyltransferase — protein MSGHGDPIRMSSQKCGPLSGVAEVPGDKSISHRALILGALSVGETKITGLLEGEDVLDTAKAMRAFGATVTQHGAGEWSVQGVGVGGFAEPEQVIDCGNSGTGVRLIMGCMATSDITATFTGDGSLRKRPMGRVTDPIALFGAQSYGRQGGRLPMTVVGAADPAPVTYTTPMASAQVKSAVLLAGLNAPGQTVVIEKVATRDHTERMLRGFGADVTVEDTPEGHKITLQGRPELVAQTVAVPRDPSSAAFPVCAALIVPGSDIMVPGVSQNPTRNGLFTTLKEMGGDIEFLNEREEGGEPVADLRVRHSVLHGIEVPEERAASMIDEYPVLSVVAAFATGTTVMKGVHELRVKESDRIDAMARGLEANGVSIEEDEDTLIVHGMGQDGVPGGGVAATHLDHRIAMSFMIMGLAAQKPVSVDDGSPIATSFPIFEPLLNGLGAKITRD, from the coding sequence ATGTCCGGCCATGGTGATCCGATCCGTATGAGCTCGCAGAAATGCGGGCCGCTTTCTGGTGTGGCCGAGGTGCCCGGCGACAAGTCGATCAGCCATCGCGCGCTGATCCTTGGCGCGCTTTCGGTCGGCGAGACGAAGATCACAGGTCTTCTGGAAGGCGAGGACGTTCTGGATACCGCCAAGGCGATGCGCGCATTCGGCGCGACCGTGACCCAGCATGGGGCCGGTGAATGGTCGGTGCAGGGCGTGGGGGTTGGCGGTTTTGCCGAGCCCGAGCAAGTGATTGATTGCGGTAACTCGGGCACAGGTGTGCGCCTCATCATGGGGTGTATGGCGACTTCGGACATCACGGCGACCTTCACGGGCGATGGAAGCTTGCGCAAACGTCCGATGGGCCGTGTGACCGACCCGATCGCGCTGTTTGGCGCGCAATCCTATGGCCGTCAGGGCGGGCGTCTGCCGATGACGGTGGTGGGCGCGGCCGATCCGGCCCCTGTGACCTACACAACGCCGATGGCCTCGGCGCAGGTGAAATCGGCGGTGCTCTTGGCAGGGCTCAATGCGCCCGGCCAGACCGTGGTGATCGAGAAGGTCGCAACCCGCGATCATACCGAGCGCATGCTGCGCGGCTTTGGCGCGGACGTGACCGTCGAGGATACGCCCGAAGGCCACAAGATCACCCTGCAGGGCCGCCCAGAGCTTGTGGCGCAGACCGTGGCCGTGCCGCGCGATCCGTCCTCGGCGGCGTTTCCGGTCTGTGCGGCGCTCATCGTGCCGGGCTCCGATATCATGGTGCCGGGCGTCAGCCAGAACCCGACCCGCAACGGGCTGTTCACCACGCTCAAGGAGATGGGCGGCGATATCGAGTTCCTCAACGAGCGCGAGGAGGGTGGCGAGCCGGTGGCCGATCTGCGTGTGCGCCATTCGGTGCTGCATGGCATCGAGGTGCCCGAAGAGCGCGCGGCCTCGATGATCGACGAATATCCGGTGCTCTCTGTGGTGGCGGCCTTTGCCACCGGCACCACGGTGATGAAGGGTGTGCATGAGCTGCGCGTGAAGGAAAGCGACCGGATCGATGCGATGGCGCGCGGGCTCGAGGCCAATGGCGTGAGCATCGAGGAAGATGAAGATACGCTGATCGTGCATGGCATGGGGCAGGACGGCGTGCCGGGGGGCGGTGTGGCTGCGACCCATCTCGACCACCGGATCGCGATGAGCTTCATGATCATGGGGCTTGCGGCGCAAAAGCCGGTCTCGGTCGATGACGGCTCGCCCATTGCGACCTCTTTCCCGATCTTCGAGCCTCTGCTCAACGGCCTTGGCGCCAAGATCACGCGGGATTGA
- a CDS encoding d(CMP) kinase: MSFTVAIDGPAAAGKGTLSKAVSKHFGFAHLDTGLLYRAVGAKVAEGQDPFRAAEELVPEDLLRPDLRTLGAGQAASRVAALPSVRVALVDFQRRFALAAEGAVLDGRDIGTVICPQAEVKLFVTASAEVRAHRRWLEVGGDEAQVLAEVRERDERDMNRADAPLRPAPDAHLLDTSELSIDEAVAQAIDLIAAKRG, from the coding sequence ATGAGCTTTACCGTTGCCATTGATGGCCCCGCCGCCGCCGGCAAAGGCACGTTGTCCAAGGCCGTGTCCAAACATTTCGGCTTTGCCCATCTGGATACCGGACTTCTCTATCGTGCCGTGGGCGCTAAGGTCGCGGAGGGGCAGGACCCGTTCCGCGCCGCCGAGGAACTGGTGCCCGAGGACCTGTTGCGCCCCGACCTGCGCACGCTGGGCGCAGGGCAGGCGGCCTCGCGCGTAGCGGCTCTGCCGAGCGTGCGGGTGGCTCTGGTCGATTTCCAGCGCCGCTTCGCACTGGCCGCCGAAGGGGCGGTGCTCGATGGGCGCGATATCGGCACGGTGATCTGTCCGCAGGCCGAGGTGAAGCTGTTCGTGACGGCGTCAGCCGAGGTGCGCGCCCATCGCCGCTGGCTGGAAGTGGGCGGGGACGAGGCGCAGGTGTTGGCCGAGGTCCGCGAGCGCGACGAGCGCGACATGAACCGCGCCGATGCGCCATTGCGCCCGGCCCCTGACGCGCATCTTCTGGACACGTCCGAGCTGAGCATCGACGAGGCGGTCGCGCAGGCCATTGACCTGATCGCGGCAAAGCGCGGCTGA
- a CDS encoding glutathione peroxidase, with protein MRKFVSGVIALMIMVGLVTTVLASGRSSMPDVTFDGIEGERFRLADWSDKVVLVVNTASLCGYAGQFEEMQDLLDRYYDEGLIVLAVPSDNFRQELPTNAEVRRYCVMAFGIEDMPMAEITDVTGERAHPFYAWLRDSYDFEPDWNFNKVLLGRGGEVLHTYRSSDAPMSDTMRHDIERALRG; from the coding sequence ATGCGCAAGTTTGTTTCCGGTGTGATTGCCCTTATGATCATGGTCGGGCTTGTCACGACAGTGCTGGCCAGTGGCCGCAGCTCCATGCCGGATGTGACCTTCGACGGGATCGAGGGCGAGCGGTTCCGGCTGGCGGACTGGTCCGACAAGGTCGTGCTGGTGGTCAACACGGCCTCGCTTTGCGGCTATGCGGGACAGTTCGAGGAAATGCAGGACCTGCTTGACCGCTATTATGACGAGGGATTGATCGTTCTGGCGGTCCCTTCGGATAATTTCCGGCAGGAACTCCCCACCAACGCCGAGGTGAGGCGTTATTGCGTGATGGCGTTCGGGATCGAGGATATGCCGATGGCCGAGATCACCGATGTGACCGGCGAGCGCGCGCATCCGTTTTACGCATGGCTCCGTGATAGCTACGATTTCGAGCCGGACTGGAATTTCAACAAGGTGCTTCTGGGCCGCGGTGGCGAGGTGCTGCATACCTACCGGTCATCCGATGCGCCAATGTCGGATACTATGCGCCACGATATTGAACGGGCGTTGCGCGGCTGA
- the rpsA gene encoding 30S ribosomal protein S1, whose product MSQNASMDEFEALLNESLEIDTPNEGSVVKGKVIAIEAGQAIIDVGYKMEGRVDLKEFANPGEAPQIEVGDEVEVFLDRVENARGEAVISRDKARREAAWDRLEAAYAKEERVEGAIFGRVKGGFTVDLGGAVAFLPGSQVDVRPVRDAGPLMGLKQPFQILKMDRRRGNIVVSRRAILEESRAEQRAEVIANLTEGQVVEGVVKNITEYGAFVDLGGVDGLLHVTDMAWRRVNHPSEILTIGETVKVQVVKINKDTHRISLGMKQLQADPWDSVESKFPLGSVHAGRVTNITDYGAFVELEAGVEGLVHVSEMSWTKKNVHPGKIVSTSQEVDVMVLEIDTQKRRVSLGLKQTMRNPWEVFAETHPVGTQIEGEVKNITEFGLFIGLDNDIDGMVHLSDLSWEQRGEDAIQNYRKGDMVSAVVTEVDIEKERISLSIKALDADTFSDAVDGVKRGSVITVTVTAIEDGGIECEYNGMKSFIRRSDLARDRADQRPERFQVGDHVDVRVTNVDSKSRRLGVSIKAREIAEEKEAVEQYGSSDSGASLGDILSAALKGDE is encoded by the coding sequence ATGTCGCAAAACGCATCCATGGACGAATTCGAAGCGCTTCTTAACGAAAGCCTCGAAATCGACACCCCGAACGAAGGTTCGGTTGTTAAAGGTAAGGTCATCGCAATCGAAGCGGGCCAAGCCATCATCGACGTCGGCTACAAAATGGAAGGCCGCGTTGATCTTAAAGAATTCGCAAACCCGGGCGAAGCTCCGCAGATCGAAGTCGGCGACGAAGTCGAAGTCTTCCTCGATCGCGTTGAAAACGCGCGTGGTGAAGCTGTTATCTCGCGCGACAAGGCTCGCCGCGAAGCAGCTTGGGATCGTCTCGAAGCAGCCTACGCAAAAGAAGAGCGCGTCGAAGGCGCAATCTTCGGTCGCGTCAAAGGCGGTTTCACCGTGGATCTGGGCGGCGCAGTTGCGTTCCTTCCGGGCTCTCAGGTCGATGTGCGCCCCGTGCGCGATGCCGGCCCGCTGATGGGTCTGAAGCAGCCCTTCCAAATCCTGAAAATGGACCGTCGTCGTGGCAACATCGTTGTGTCGCGCCGTGCGATCCTCGAAGAATCGCGTGCTGAACAGCGTGCCGAAGTCATCGCGAACCTCACCGAAGGTCAGGTTGTCGAAGGCGTGGTCAAGAACATCACCGAATACGGTGCGTTCGTTGATCTGGGCGGCGTTGACGGCCTGCTGCACGTCACCGACATGGCATGGCGCCGTGTGAACCACCCGTCGGAGATCCTGACGATTGGCGAGACCGTTAAGGTCCAAGTCGTCAAGATCAACAAAGACACCCACCGCATCTCGCTCGGCATGAAGCAGCTTCAAGCCGATCCGTGGGATTCGGTCGAGTCGAAGTTCCCGCTGGGTTCGGTCCATGCTGGCCGCGTGACCAACATCACCGATTACGGTGCATTCGTCGAGCTGGAAGCAGGCGTCGAAGGTCTGGTCCACGTCTCCGAGATGTCCTGGACCAAGAAAAACGTCCACCCCGGCAAAATCGTTTCGACGAGCCAGGAAGTCGACGTCATGGTTCTGGAAATCGACACCCAGAAGCGCCGCGTTTCGCTTGGCCTCAAGCAAACCATGCGTAACCCGTGGGAAGTCTTCGCTGAGACCCATCCGGTCGGCACCCAGATCGAAGGCGAAGTCAAGAACATCACCGAATTCGGTCTGTTCATCGGCCTCGACAACGACATCGACGGCATGGTTCACCTCTCCGACCTCAGCTGGGAACAGCGCGGCGAAGACGCGATCCAGAACTACCGCAAAGGCGACATGGTTTCGGCCGTTGTCACCGAAGTGGACATCGAGAAAGAGCGTATCTCGCTCTCGATCAAAGCTCTGGACGCAGACACCTTCTCCGACGCCGTTGACGGCGTGAAGCGTGGCTCGGTCATCACCGTGACCGTCACCGCGATCGAAGATGGCGGCATCGAGTGCGAATACAACGGCATGAAGTCCTTCATCCGCCGTTCGGACCTCGCACGCGACCGCGCAGACCAGCGCCCCGAGCGTTTCCAAGTTGGTGACCACGTCGATGTGCGTGTGACCAACGTGGACTCGAAGTCGCGCCGTCTGGGCGTCTCGATCAAAGCCCGCGAGATCGCAGAAGAAAAAGAAGCTGTCGAACAATACGGTTCGTCCGATTCGGGCGCATCGCTGGGCGACATCCTCAGCGCAGCTCTGAAGGGCGACGAGTAA
- the ihfB gene encoding integration host factor subunit beta, protein MIRSELIAKIAEENPHLFQRDVEKIVNTIFEEIIEAMARGDRVELRGFGAFSVKKRDARTGRNPRTGDSVDVDEKHVPFFKTGKLLRDRLNGLEGTEE, encoded by the coding sequence ATGATCCGGTCCGAGCTGATCGCAAAGATTGCCGAAGAAAATCCGCATTTGTTCCAGCGTGACGTGGAGAAGATCGTGAATACGATCTTCGAGGAAATCATCGAAGCCATGGCCCGCGGTGATCGGGTCGAGCTACGTGGTTTCGGCGCGTTCTCCGTCAAGAAGCGCGATGCGCGAACCGGACGGAACCCGCGCACGGGGGATTCCGTTGATGTGGACGAGAAACATGTTCCGTTCTTCAAAACCGGTAAGTTGTTACGCGACCGGTTGAACGGTCTGGAAGGAACCGAAGAATGA